Within the Achromobacter spanius genome, the region CTTTCTCGTTCAGGAGCTCACCACCCTGCAACTTCGAGCTAAGGCAGGTCAATCATGATCGCCCAGTTTTCCTATGAAAGGCGCTTGGTCGACGACTATCCCAACCTTCGTTGCATGGTCGCTTTTATTGGCGGGATATCGATTGATGCGGACTTTGACGACATCGTCAGAGCGAACCTGGATCAGGCTCGGGGCATGCTCACGCAATACGAATCCGAGAGCCGGATTCCATCCATCCAGCAATGGAGACAGGCATATCGTCGAAACGGCACGGATCCCACGAAATTTCGGATGGCCGCCGAGTCCATTCTGCGTCGACTACGCACGAGTGACGCATTCACGTCGGAACTCCATCCCTTCGTTGTCCTTTGTAATTCATTATCAGCAATGCATGCCTTGCCGGTCGCTGCACTTGATGCGGATTGCATCGACGGGAATCTGAAAGTGGGATATGCATCTGGTCACACGCACTATCTAGGATTCGACGGCGAAACCATCGTTGTCCCAAAGGGCGAAATCACTTTCGAGGACGATGCCGGGCAAGCACACGCCCGGCGATGGTCACACAGGCAAAGTGCCTTTTCCTCGATTTCCGAGCGCACGCAGCGAGCGCTCGTCATTGCCGAAGCCTTGCACGACTCAGCCGAACTCGATCTAGGCCGCTTGTTGGACAACCTGACCGACGCCGTTGCAAGCCGATGGCCCTCCGGAACGGTGTCAGGAAGATTGCTATCCCAGCAAGACCTCGTCGCTGGATGTCGCTCACCCTTTCTAGCGCGGCTAGTTTCCTATCCAGATATGGAGGTTATGAAATGACCACAGTGACGCGGTTTCTCTTGGACGAATCTCGCATCCCGACGACCTGGTACAACCTGGCGGCCGACCTACCGACTCCCGTTCCGCCATTACTGCACCCAAAGACGTACGCGCCCATACAGCCGTCCGATTTGGAGCACCTTTTCGCTCCTGAAATCATCCGTCAGGAAATGTCGCTCGAACGCCATATTCCCATCCCTGACGCCGTGCGGGACGTCTATCGCTTGTGGCGTCCCTCGCCGTTGATGCGCGCACACCGGCTTGAACAGGCGCTGGGAACTACGGCGCGCATCTACTACAAGTACGAAGGAGCATCGCCTTCGGGATCTCACAAACCAAACTCAGCCATCCCACAAGCCTGGTACAACAAGCAGGCTGGGATTCGAAAACTTGCCACGGAAACAGGCGCGGGGCAATGGGGCGCATCATTGGCATTTGCTGGCCAACTGTTCGGTCTGGAGGTCATGATTTATCAAGTTCGCGTGTCCTACGACCAAAAGCCCTATCGTCGCGCGCTCATGGAAACGTACGGCGCGACATGCGTGGCATCGCCGTCGTCGGGCACCGAAATCGGGCGTTCCGTACTCTCGCGCACCCCCGATCACCCAGGTTCGCTCGGCATTGCCATCTCGGAAGCTGTCGAGACGGTTCTAGCCTCGCCCGATACTCGCTACGCGTTGGGATCCGTTATGAACCACGTGCTGTTGCACCAGACAGTCATCGGGCAAGAGGCATTGCAGCAGATGGAAATGGCAGGGGACGATCCTGACATCATCATCGGATGCGCCGGAGGTGGGTCGAACTTTGCCGGCATTGCATTTCCCTTTATTGGTCAACAAATGCGGGGCGGGCGCTCGCGTCGTTATATAGCAGTCGAACCCGCAGCGTGCCCAACATTGACGCAAGGGCGATACGCATACGACTTCGGAGACACAGCAGGCATCACACCACTTGCCAAAATGCACACGCTGGGCTCCAGCTTCACGCCGCCTGGGCTGCACGCCGGCGGCCTTCGCTACCACGGCATGGCCCCCATGGTGTCGCACCTTGTTGAACTAGGTTTGATTCAGCCCCAGGCCGTGCAACAGATACCGTGCTTTTCAGCTGGCCAGCTTTTTGCGCGTTGCGAGGGGATTCTGCCCGCGCCCGAATCAAACCA harbors:
- a CDS encoding B3/B4 domain-containing protein: MIAQFSYERRLVDDYPNLRCMVAFIGGISIDADFDDIVRANLDQARGMLTQYESESRIPSIQQWRQAYRRNGTDPTKFRMAAESILRRLRTSDAFTSELHPFVVLCNSLSAMHALPVAALDADCIDGNLKVGYASGHTHYLGFDGETIVVPKGEITFEDDAGQAHARRWSHRQSAFSSISERTQRALVIAEALHDSAELDLGRLLDNLTDAVASRWPSGTVSGRLLSQQDLVAGCRSPFLARLVSYPDMEVMK
- a CDS encoding TrpB-like pyridoxal phosphate-dependent enzyme, with the protein product MTTVTRFLLDESRIPTTWYNLAADLPTPVPPLLHPKTYAPIQPSDLEHLFAPEIIRQEMSLERHIPIPDAVRDVYRLWRPSPLMRAHRLEQALGTTARIYYKYEGASPSGSHKPNSAIPQAWYNKQAGIRKLATETGAGQWGASLAFAGQLFGLEVMIYQVRVSYDQKPYRRALMETYGATCVASPSSGTEIGRSVLSRTPDHPGSLGIAISEAVETVLASPDTRYALGSVMNHVLLHQTVIGQEALQQMEMAGDDPDIIIGCAGGGSNFAGIAFPFIGQQMRGGRSRRYIAVEPAACPTLTQGRYAYDFGDTAGITPLAKMHTLGSSFTPPGLHAGGLRYHGMAPMVSHLVELGLIQPQAVQQIPCFSAGQLFARCEGILPAPESNHAIAAAIQEALRCKRDGTRDVILFNLSGHGHFDMTAYQSYMTDKLVDLSHDEHALNEALSALPVAG